TTAGACAAAGACACAAAGAGTCTCTATGCAacgttctctttctatttctataTCATTTTCTCGCTCACGCATTCTATAAACAAATCTCGACATTCGCTCGACAGGAAAACTGTTTGAAAATTATGTCATGAAAAATCAACATAGAAGACAACAGAGTCTTCGTTCTTGCAAGATAGACAGGGAGAAGTAGAGTATCTCGGTCTCTATTTGAGACATTCATAGCATGCGCATGCGTTCCTTGTTTTCCATATTGTTTTTTTACGACTCAATTTTCGGACATTTTTTATGCTTTCGGTATATAAGTATCAAGACCATGGCCTGTTATACATTtagatatgtatatgtatgtctaTGGCTGTTGGCTACAGATTAAAATTAAAACGCTTGCCTTTTTAAAACAAAAGTCTATAATAAGAAGAGTGCTTCTAAATTTCATGTTGATTCATTGaatcaaatttcttttttattattttctctgTACTCATATTTGTTTTGATATGAACAAATAAATATGCAAACTTGTGTTATATAAAGCtgtaaaaatacaataaatgaaatatatttacatcAAAACCGTGAATAGATGTAGGATAACACATAAACGTGTTTACTGGTGTTCTGTTTAAAAATTCCGATTGTATTGACGCTCGTGAATACATTGAATAGATAAGATAGATAGAATAACACGTAAGTAAcattaatttcttctttttacataaatatatatttttcatttttcggaatatttgttcttttgaatatttaaaaaacaaattatGTTATGCAATATTGTCTGAGAATGGTAATGCGTAACAGGGATTAGACATTGTCCAGAAAGAATTGTTTGAATGTGAGGTTAGAATTCGTAGTTCGGAGAGCAACTGCGTAAAATTTGGTCTGTTCTCACACTCTGTAGCCCAACAAGAATGCATTAATTTGTAAATGTTCGAAGGAACATTGTCTGGTTGCTCTAAGCGACCGTTCTCGTGAACAATATAACGAAATAAGCGATCATCTTGTACATTTGCATAAGGAAACGCACCTAATGTACTAATTTCCCAAAGTACCACTCCATAAGACCATACATCACTTTTTGAAGAGAAAGCTAAGTTATGCAAAGCTTCTGGAGACATCCATCTAATTGGAAGATGACGTGTTTTTTTCTCAATATTTTTTATCACGTATGCACTATTGCGAGAAAGCCCAAAGTCGGAAATCTAGATATTGTTATTAGCTGTTGTTAAAATTATATGCATATCAAGGAAATtgagaatattataaaatttagatTAAATACCTTGGCAGTGAAATCTGCACTAAGAAGAATATTTCTTGCTGCAAGATCTCTATGAGTAATTCCTTTAGCTTCTAAGTGCTCCATGCCCATAGCAATTTCTGTGGCAAATTTTAGAAATTGATGTCCTTTTATTCTACCAATCCAATCTTCTTTTCTATATTCTGTTTCTTCCTTACAATTGTTGATAATATTCATATATTGCCTAGATTTGTAACTATTCATTGTGTTTCGTATCGTAGAACACATAGAATACAAAGCTGAAAATTAAGATTATATCAAGCATTTTAAGGTCTCGAAGCTATAATAAGCCAATAAACTACTTACTTTCTGAAACATCAATTTCTTCTGTAcaattattagtaatatttgtatattgtCCAGGTTTgcaattatttgtttcattttctatAGCAGAATACATACTATCATACAAAACTGAGAATTaagataattattatatattaagcTTATTAATTTCTCACTTTGTTGCTTTCTTTGATCATGCAAGTAAGTTAATAGATCTCCACCTTGCATATATTCAAGCAGGATACACGTTGGTTGTGTAGGTTTAATACAGTAACCTATGAGGCTTACTAAATGAGGATGATTTCCAGCCATTCTcattatttcaatttcttttataaattccTGCTGGATTTCAGAATTGTTGGGTATATCTATTTGTTGAGACATTTTTACAGCAACTGAAGTATTGTTTTTATCATCTAACTGACCAAGATATACTTTTCCAAACTGTCCAGTACCCAACTCACGTATTAATTTTACACTTTTGAATGCCACATTCAAATTATCTGTCCCTTCCATATATCCTTcctacaaaaattattttagcTAATAACAGAAGAATTGCATGTTGTGCACATAAAATTATCTTTCTACCTCTGATTCGtatttaatatacaaaatgtTGAACTTCTGTAGTATTGCTTTTGTCCATTTACATTTACATTCAGAAATTGTGCATATTCCAGACTTATTGCTGTTATGTACCATAAAGAAATTATAGTTACGATACAATAAGAAACTTACAATTCCAAATAGAATACAACTGGTTAGTATTCCAATTAGTATAAGCCACTAAAAAATAATACttgaaagatataaacaaaGAAAAACATAAATTAATGTTTTCTTATACTCCCGTTAATGTTGGGGCACTCTTTAAAACAGAGTAACTTTTTTAAAATTGGACCAAATAACttgagaattttttacaaaatataaggAATAGTTTACTAGTTGACACATAAAacaatttttgaaaaaattgcaattaGTTGAAATTGCGAAGAAAAAGGTAAAGGTCACATTTTGTAACTTGTTTATCTAGGactgtaatgaaaatttaaataacacattttaAAGGTTTATGTCAGTTATATACATGCTAAGAATAGTACTTCTTCAGACTTTTAGCTTGAAATCTGAAAATCCTTACATATTTCGATGCCTGTCGCTTGTTCCCGCATCATCCGATCTTTATAGGATCTTCAGAATGTATATAATTGACATAAACCTTCAAAAGctgttatttaaattttcattatggGCCTAGataaaaaagttataaaaagtgatttttatctttttcttcgcgattccaaccaattgcaattttttcgaaattatatttatatatcaacTAATAAACTAATTCTTCTGTCTCCTCAAAAATGCTCAAGTCATTTGGTCCAATCTTAAAAAAGTTATTCTCTTTGAATATTAATAGGAGCAATTGTATATATTACTTTGAGTAGTTCAATTTTGAATAGTGACTTACTATATTGCGATTTGCTGATGATatgaaatgtataataatatctcCCTCTAGTCCAGAGCATCCATGATGATTAACAGCATTAACTGCTATTTTATAACCAtctgtaatttctatatactgATTATTGACTTTTAAATCCCATGAAAATACAGTTTTATCTACGGGTACTTGTACTAGTTTTGTCATATTATATACAGGCAGTCCTTTCTTTGATATAAAAATTGGTACACCAATGCTACAAAATACATATTTAGACAAATCTAACCATATTAATTATACATCAAGTTTTGTCATATATGTACCTAATTGTATAATACTGAATATTGGATGTGTTAGAATTTGTACTCCAAGTTATGacaatttcattttcttcttgaGAAATGTTTACTTTTGGAATCGGCAGTGTTTTTTTAGCATTAACACAACTGCATAAATGATCTATACATTCAGGAACTGTATAAAGAACCTGTAAAATTTATGTAACCTTCTTGTTAGTTTTGCGTAAATAACTTACATCTATTGTATATTCTTGTATGATCTGTAAATAACTCACTTCAggtgtatttattatatattttgacCTTGGATTTGCCAGGACTTGCACCTTATAAGAACAATTGAGTTGTATATACAGATCTGCAATATCAAATAAATCGTTGTATTCAGGAAGCACTACATTATGTTTTGTACTGTCTTTCAGTATAAAAAAAAGTGATCCTTCTGGACATTCTGTGATACTTGTTCCCTCCTTTATTGGTATGCCTGTGACTATAACACTATCATATAAAAGTATGaaaattgatattaaaaattagTAATGAAATAACAAAGTCAATCTTTTATATTCATTGGTAAATGTTTACCTGTAAGAGGAAGGCTGCCTAATACTGTCTGGTGGTAACCAAGATATATTCAATCGTAAATATTTATATGCATTTTGCTTTCCTACATATTTTGGATCTTTTAAAACTGTCACACTCAAATTTCGCACACTACCAACAAATTCATTCGTATCTACCGCATAGCTTCCAttacataaataaaatgaaacaagCGTACTGTATATTAACAACGATTGAATTTGTACCGACATTTCATTTTCGAATGAATTTGATCACGAGTAATTAAATTATTGCACTATACATAATCGTGGAATCAAATACCAGACAGTATATTATAAAAGTTATCTTCTTTTACAGAATGAACACAGTATTATCATTAAACGATTTATCTAATAATCTCTCTCGTAGTAAGGAGTACATACAATTTTCAAGTATGCGATATAATGATACGCTTCGTGATAAATTAAAAGATATGGTTATACGTGcgtattaaaagtttgaataatttaaagtgtatatattttaaaatagtaCCGAAATTTCTGAAAGTGCATCAAGTATATCAAgacaaaaaataaaagataaatataGACAACGTCGATATTTGGTAcataatctttatttttattttctttttcatttattgCCTAGTATATAATTGTTCAGAATAATTTAAGAAACCAATGGATATATGTACGTATTGGAACGATGTTTATTATCTATGACAAATTCAATAAATCGACAAGAAAGTTGGATAAGTGATAAACGAAAAGTAACAATTATAAATCCATGATCTATAGGTATTTATTAAaaaacggattaattttttatttgaacaTTGCAGAAACAAGAAGAAATGGCCTCGGCTGCTACATCACCGACGGAAGACGATGAATTAACATTACCGCGTGCATCGATCAACAAGATAATCAAAGAAATTTTACCACATGTACGCGTAGCAAACGAATCCCGGGAATTGATATTAAATTGTTGCACAGAATTTATTCATTTAGTTTCTTCCGAGGCGAATGAAATTTGTAATCAACAACAGAAGAAAACCATTAACGCTGAACATATTCTTCAAGCACTTGAAAAACTTGGATTTGGAGATTATAGCGTAGAAGCTGAGGCGGTTCTACGAGATTGCAAAGCTGTCGCTGCTAAACGAAGACGTCAGAGTACTAGATTAGAAAATTTGGGAATTCCGGAAGAAGAACTTCTTAGACAACAACAAGAATTATTTGCAAAAGCAAGAGAGGAACAAGCAGTTGCTGAACAACAACAGTGGCAACAATTACAAGCAGTTGCAAAAATGACCTCGATGTTACAGTCTGATAGTGAACAAGAAGATTACTCGTAAATGAAGTTTACTCTATTCGATTTGTCAATGTATTTCGTCGAGATCGATTGGAAACGAATAAGACACGATTTCTAAATAGTGTAGCAAATTTTggataattataataatgtatattactCTAATCTTTCTTTGATTTATTCAACTTTTACATAttgttatttatacataacTTGGGAAAAGTTACGAAATCATTGCTTTCCCGCTTCTGAGATTgtgctataaataaataaaaaaaaaaaaaaaggatgacccttttatataaaaaatgggTCAACTGTGTTGAACAATCTCCATTTCGATCTTTCGTTTCATATAGTTCTGTGCACATTGCTTCATGCACAAGTCATTCGCCGCATATGTACCGTACTTGAAGATTATGGCATTAATCTCCCATATTCGGAGGAAAGGTGACTTTTTTTAATTGCTTCCATCACTCTTGAAACATAGTGGTACCTaagtaatttaattataaatattataaaatttaatgagaaggaattacttttatttcttatatttaccAATCTTTTTCTGTTAAGGTAGATGGTGTCATTGGATTCCTGGTAACACCATGTATCTTTGTTCTTAGTTTTTCTATTAGCTTTTTCTCGTTCTGGTGTATTGTAACTTCATCTAAGATTAAAAGGTAAAGATTTAATTAATACAAACTTTAAAATGGTTGCGAATATTGAGTGATGTTAAACACTGTACCTTCGTTTACAATACAaggtataaaaaataaatttaaacctGCCTCCATAGAATGATTACTCATATCCAAACCACTATGGATTTGTAATCTAGAACTGGAGAATAATTTGCCATAAAATTCCTGCAAGTGCATATATAGTTAAACTGTATCGTAACATTTTCAAGTTATCAGTAATTTTTTAtgcttttaacaaaatatatatgtatatacatatatatgtattactttCACATTTTCCATACTGTGAGGCGTGAGATCTTGTAATTCAGCTTTATTATGTAAGAATACAATGTGAGGATAGTATTCAACATAATCTTGATCCATATTGCTAGTCGAGGATGGTTTTAACATTTCTGCAGTTTGTAAAAACctacaaattatattataatttgtaatgGTTTGTGGTACaatagaaatattactataCTTACCTAACTAAATTTGGATCAACAAACCAATCTTGTACAAATATGATAATGTGACAAACTGAAAAGAGAAATGCTGCAAATTGTAAAGATTGCAGTTCTAAATTAGTTTCTGTATTTATAAAATCTGTCGTTGACTTTTTTTGATCATAACATGTAGAGTAATCTATAGTAGATCCTGAGAGTATGGGTTGTGTATCCAGATATATTACTCGATTTTTTGTTACAAAAAAGTCAATACCAATAGTGCAATTTGCACCACTTTCGTGATGCATTGTATCTTGAGTTGGAAATATACCAGACCTACATTAATAAAATCTACATTACAACagcaagaaaaaggaaaagaaagaagcaaatgtttttaataaaatttcataattgtACAGTTAAAACTTCTAAATAATACTAACGCAATATTAGATGTTAAAAAGGACATTATAGTTGATTTTCCAACACCTTGAGCCCCTAAGCATCCTACAACTAAAAAATCTTGTTGGTCATATAGGAATTCAAGAGGGCTCTCACAAAGTTGCATATTTTCATCCATAAATTTTACACAACTTGTCATTTCAGGACATGTAGACAATACAGTACGAATTGCTAAAAAAAACATATCTATtaagtttattattatattaagaaTCCAGATTTAAAGTTTAGAAGAGAGTAAAGAACATACGATCCTGTATTTTTGATGAAACATTGGAAGGTGTATCACCCTGTTTCctacaatttaataaaatatctaataacgaTTAAAAATTTAGACATAgctttacatatatttttaaacaaggaACTATCTGTACTTGCAAACACCATTGCGTTGATTTGGTGACACAGCTCTGTTCTCGCCTTCTCTCGTTTTCAATATGAATGTTGGACGGTCTATAACTTTAATTGTGCCTCTGCTATCACCATCCTTAGTTTCTAAATCTTTTGTTGCAATCGGTAGCATTTTTTGTATATTCATTGTTTCCAAATACTATTTTATTATCACAccattaaaattaaaaactatATTTATAAAGTACATGCCTttccattaattatttatgaaaaattcctttcaaattaaatttacaTGTTTTCAGTGTGAATAAAATTGATATAGGTTATACAGTTTTTTAACATGcagatttaaaataataaatatgtagttaaatataattataaacaaaTGAAACTCATTTACTGTCTTgttaatatttgttataatacTTTTCCATATAATAATGTGAGTCGTCACCTATATGTTAGAATATGCACGCATTACCGTTGTTTTGttttcgtaaacatgatagttTTTATCTCTAGAAATTAACATTttgatttttattcattttacataaatagaaaaCTAAAATCTTTTATAGttctaaataaaaatgaaagatgACATTAATTGtactcaaaattcaataaaacatttttatatgtCAGAAATCTTTAAATCCTGAATGTTTGAATGGGtttaaaataaaagtatttgAAAGGATATTTTGTTTATCACATGACAATTTTTATGTGataaacataaaataaataatatggtaagacataataataatttaaaacatttcGCTCTAAAAACATCGACAGATTTTCTTCATCTAGTAAATATTACTAAACAAAATTTTAAGACTAGGCAAtaaaatatacgtacatatgcAATGGTATTGCCTGATATTGCGAGTAATACAATCTTGTCGTACTCTACGAGACGTTATAAAAGTACTTACTTAATTGTGTGCAATTTCAGATAGGCACGAGTAAATGTATTTAAATGTTTACAAGTATATTGGGAGTACTCGTGTGGATGATGAGAACAAAAGTAATAAGAGATCGGACGtgatgaaaatttgatttttaatTCTTCTAACTGAAGATAAATGAAAGATATTTGTTTAGAACGTGGCGGATATTTTTTTACTATGGCTAACAGTTTAGCAAAAGTCTTCACCATCGAAGATTTTAATCCCGAAAAATGTAGGTAAACATGTACAATCAAACGTTGGATTTGAAAAATATGTGTAAAACATGGTACAACATTTGTCTTTTTCACAGTTGTGAAAGAACTTAGCGCTCAATGTGTTGGAGCAGATGAATTAAGGCAACAAAGAGCTAAAATTCAAGATTTAGCAAATAATACTTCTGCGCAATTAAAGCGTAATGTTTATCAGAATTATATGCAGTTTATAGAAACTGCTAAGGAAATTTCACATTTGGAAAGTGAAATGTATCAGTTGTCTCAACTACTCAGTGAACAACGTTCGTTATTAAGTACATTAGGATCCACTAGGACTACTGGCGTTACTTTTGAAGATTTATCTGAATCCCAGTTAGAAGATGTTAACGATTCCACTGCCAAAGAAGAAGAACATAAACAAAAATTGGTACAATTACTTGAAAATGTAGAAGGTGCTATGGTAAGTTATAGAAATATCATTTGTAAATTTACAGGCCTATAATAATAAGGATTACTGGGTTTGATTTAATAGAGTTTAGCAGAAACACCTGGGCGCATATGTTTACATGAAGGTTCTCTACTGGAATTAGATCCATTGGAAGGAACACCACTAAAAAGAGTTCATGCATATttatttaatgatattttaatGATTGCTTCTTGGTTAGCAAATGGTAGTAGAAGAGGACCACCAAAATATAAGATGCAAGCTGTTTATAATCTTGAAAGTTTGGCAATTGTTAATGTTAGGGATCTTGGAACGGTCAAATTGGCATTCAAACTTTTGGCATTTTCTGATACAAGAGTATTCCAATGTGCGACAGCAACAAGTAAAGTTAGTGTATTagagagaaaatatttataaaaatcatgAGAGCAAACTTTGAATTGGCGTTTATTTTGTAGAAAGAGTGGTTAGATAAATGTGAACAAGCAAAGAGAATGAAGTTGATTGAAGATAATCCAAATGAAGCATCTGAGAATGATAAACGATCAAAAGAGGAAAAGACGGTACCTTCTAGATCTATGTCACTCGACTCTAATACCCTCGGTATGTACAATAATTTGgtgaaatttatataattaaattagatGAAACTAGATTAAATTGGATTAAATTTTTCAGTTGTTCTTTTATAGGTGTAGATGATGAAGATACAGAATATCATGAACCTCCACCAGAATGGATGCTAGAAGTGCCAGAAGATTTAGATTCTTGTATAGCGCAACGTCACTTTGAGGAAGCTTATAGTCTTTTGGAGAAAGCAAAAGACTATTTAAAAGATGCACAAATGACACCACTTTTGTTTGAAATTCAATCAAAAGTAAATGATAGAGGGAGATCATTGGTCGATGTTTTAACAAAAGAACTTGAATTAAGTGCGGAAGCGAAATCATTACAAGGTGGAGGTTTGAGAAGTGCGCGGCGCGTGGTCAAATTATTGATACAATTAAGCAGAAGTGCTCAGGCCTGCCAGCTATATCTGCGGCTATGTAGTGCCGTGCTAAAGGCACGTTTAAAACGAGTTAAAAGCGAAGGAGCTACTACACCTTATGTAAAGCAGCTTAGTGCAATTGCTTTTAGTAATATCGTTGAGATTACGAAAGAATTCTTAAAAATTTTTCCccaatcgacaaattgtacgtCTGGTAAGTTGAAAATATTATGAATGGATAATATTATATGTGGATAATATATAAATCAAATTGTCATTTCTTCTAATTTCTCCCATTTTGTGTGTGTAATTTAGGTCTGGTTGTTTGGTGTAGTCAAGAAGTAAAATACTTAACAACACATTTAACTAAACAGCTTTTTATTCCACAAGTGTCTTTAAACACATTAGTAGAATGTATAGTTTGTGTTCGAAGTCACTGCGATCAAGTATGGCATTCCTCAGCATTGATACTATctttatatatactattataatattacagaatataattttatgCTATATGTTCAATTTACAGTTAACACAGTTAGGGATGGATTTTCGTTATCAATTAGATGGTCAGCTCAGAACCCCATTAGCAAAAGCTATACAAGATACTGGAGAGAAGTATGTTGAGATTGTAAAAAAGCATATAGCCGAAGACATGTGGCGGCCGACTAATTTGGAAACTTGCAAAAATGTTCAAAAATTGCTATCAGAATTTGATGGCCTTGGAATAACCGTTCCACaatcttatttaaaaaatgactaTTGGATAGAATTGACTAATAATACTTTAACTTTTTCAAGAATTTATGTAAGTTTATTAGAAGATTGCCTCAGTGTTGCTACACCAGAATTAATGGCTATAATAGACACGGTTTTAATATCGGTAATGCGAACTCAAGTACAACACATAATAGTGTCGCTTACGGACCCTAAATTAAAACAGGAGGTAATcgatcttcttctttcttttatttatatatatatcgtttgtTTGTCACGATATCTAACATTTGAATGTTTTTTCAATGTATCTTTAGAAACAATTGGTGCATAATAATGCGTCGTATATTCGAGATGTCGTAATCATGCGAGGACTAGAATTATACAAATCGACgacaaatcaaatttttaagaaattgttgGCTCTAAAGGAACAAATCGTATTCGATACATCATCTCCGATTAAACCAAaatctattcctaaaactgcaATACCTAAATATTCTGCCAcagaatatatttaattatgaaGCAAAATATAAGTGTATACATAGAAGTGTAGGAAATAATTtacaaagaaaataatagacagTGTATGTGCTCTCTGTATTATATTGTACATATAagttaatttgaattttttggtaaatacatatattgaatttcaatatttttctttgtttctatCGCAGGTACATAAAATAATACTCGTACATAAAATAAGCGAAATTATGTGAGTTATAATCAGGAAAGTGCAAATAGTTTTGCAATGAAATGTTGATTTCCTGTcacataattaatataaaatatttacaggtcggaaattaaacgaatattaaatatattatacagttttatttggacttttatctatatttttatctatattcTCTGGCTCCTTAACAGTCATTtccaattttcttttcttaGCTCGAATGTCTGCTAATGTTTGCTCTATACTTCTTTGATCTCTCTTATTTTCACTAGGAACTGAAATAAACATTCAAATTAATGAGAAAACATGTTTGAGTAGATGTACAATGAATGTTTACCTACCACAGCCATAACTACTATTAGCTTCTGTTTTTCTAGCTGCTTCTAATGCAGCTTCCTTTCCAATTAAATGTTGATACTTATCCTTGTAATAACTATTTGGTACAAAATCGTCTTTTCGTTTTCTAGGTTTAGCAGCAGCTTCTTGTTCTTCTTTGGCTCGTCTTTCTCTCTCCTCCGCTAATCTCTTTGCTATTTCTTCATTCCATTCTTCTCCTCTACGTAATGCGTTTAACTGATCTTCAGATGGTGCGTATTCCCTTTTAAAAATAACGATATGACGATCAATGCCTTCTTCACCAAATGAATATGCCCATATGTTTGCCACTTCAGCAACATCATgtctaaaatatgataaaaggtattaagatattattttattaataatttgaataattatctttcttttatatacattatactCCTATAAATTTGATCCATTGGGGGAAATTTGTATTCCTTTGCATCGTCATCTTgaagaaatttattaattttcccTTCTACCTAAACCAACATAAAAGAAACGATACTGCACGCGTAATAACCTTACTTAATAAAACAATCAGGATATTGATAGAAAATCATACCTTCTCACGAAAAAGCTTTAATCTTTCAGCTTCTGCTTTTTGACGCTTCTGATACTCCTCTTTTTGCTCTACATAGTAAAaggtattttataaatattaaggtAATTGCTTGGACATTTAACTAACATAGGTTAACTTTTAACTAACTTTTCATCAACGCTTTTTGTTTATCACTAATCGAAGGAGGTTTATCCATTGAGTTTAAGATAGATCCCAGCAAATCCATGATCTTATTTACAATAAACTCAACAAGCTTGCACGCACGAGAGGAGAGAATTTCGGGATGTGTATATTCTTTGTTGTCGCGTGTAACTTTACTAAACTAAATGCACAACGACGCAACGATACTaccaaaaagtaaaatttctgACTGATAGATGGCACCATTGTGTTCAAAATAGGACACTTTACACTAATTGCATATAATTAACtaattacgataaaaattggAATAGCATTATACAGAGATGATTCCTAAGAGTTATGGCTTTAATTTAATTCCTAAATAGTTCAAGAATTCATCTTATAGACcgagaaatttaattttttaattttcccaTAAGAAGATTAATTCTACTGTTTCATCGCTAGGTGGCTATAATGTTTCGTTGCTATGCATTGGACGATTTTTAAAACTTGCTTATAATTAAGAagcgagaaaaatatttttataaaactaaTCTTAATTAATTTCTTGCGTTTTCATTTGAGCCTTCGAAAGTTAAAAGATTCTACCTGAAAGTTGAGGAAtttgaattatttcttt
This genomic stretch from Bombus affinis isolate iyBomAffi1 chromosome 16, iyBomAffi1.2, whole genome shotgun sequence harbors:
- the LOC126925262 gene encoding sperm-associated antigen 7 homolog, whose translation is MDLLGSILNSMDKPPSISDKQKALMKKQKEEYQKRQKAEAERLKLFREKVEGKINKFLQDDDAKEYKFPPMDQIYRSIIHDVAEVANIWAYSFGEEGIDRHIVIFKREYAPSEDQLNALRRGEEWNEEIAKRLAEERERRAKEEQEAAAKPRKRKDDFVPNSYYKDKYQHLIGKEAALEAARKTEANSSYGCVPSENKRDQRSIEQTLADIRAKKRKLEMTVKEPENIDKNIDKSPNKTV